The DNA window CGCCCGCGATCGCCTTCAGCGCGGCCCGCGCCCAGTCCTTGGCGGACAACCGGGTCGACTCGCTCACCACGCGGCACAGCATACGGCAGCGTATTGACGAGGCCGGAGAATACGGTACCGTATCCATACGCCACCGTATCAAGGAGCGAGCACATGCAGATTCGACGAGTGGTCACCGGGCACGACTCCGAGGGCAAAGCCCGCGTGGTCGATGACGGCCAGGTCGAGCCCATCACCTCCGACCTGATGCCCGGGTGCGCCGCCTACCGGCTGTGGGGCCGGGACGAGCGGCCGATCTTCCCGGACGACGGCGGCCCACACCCCGCCGAGGCGTGGTATCCACCCGCGGACGGGTCGCGGTTCATGGTCAACGTGATCGCGCCGGGCGAGCTGACCCCGCCCGCGGATCTCGACCCGGCCGCGGCCAGGGCCGAGCTGGAGCGGCGGATGCCGGGCGCGATCGCCGCGATGGACCCGACCGATCCGGGGATGCACACCACCGACAGCATCGACTACGTCATGGTCGTCTCGGGCGAGGTCACGCTTCGGCTCGAAGACCAGCAGACCGTGCTGAGGACGGGCGACGTGCTCGTCCAGAACGGCACACGGCACGCCTGGCACAACCATGGCACTGAGCCCTGCACGATCGTCGGCATCGCCGTGGGCGCGGAGCGCGGCTGACGACGTTTAGCCCGCTAAACGCAGCTAGAGCCTGGATTCCGCGTGGACCTCTTCGCAGGCGTGGCAGTCGTAGAGGTGCGGGGACTTCTTGCGCCGGTTGACCGTCCAGAGGAACCCGCACGCCATCCGGATCACCTCGCCTTTAGCGGGCAAACCGCGCACGTGGGCGCGGTGCCGGACTCCGCCGATCACGGGGCGGAGCTGACGTTTAGCGGGCAAAACGTCTTCGTCGACCGGGCCGGTGTCGTCGAAGTCTTGGACCTTGCCGTCCGTGCCGCGCCACCAGCTCATCGCCATCCCCTCGAAGTCGGACGCCAGCGGGGCCGCGCCGGGGCGTACAGCCCTGCCGCGCAGCAGGTGGTCCCCCGCGACCCCGCTGACCGATTCACGATAGAAGGGAGACATGTCTCCCGTCATCATTCAATCGGGCGACATGTCCATAACTGCGGACAGTAAGCTTCCGGCCATGCCAGCGACACCGACCCGGCTGAAGAAGCGACTCGGCAGGCAACTGCGGAAGCTTCGCGAGCACGCCGGAGTGACCTTGCGACAAGCCGCGCTCGAACTCCGGACCACCGACAGCTCGGTCAGCAAGTACGAGTCCGG is part of the Amycolatopsis sp. CA-230715 genome and encodes:
- a CDS encoding cupin domain-containing protein, with translation MQIRRVVTGHDSEGKARVVDDGQVEPITSDLMPGCAAYRLWGRDERPIFPDDGGPHPAEAWYPPADGSRFMVNVIAPGELTPPADLDPAAARAELERRMPGAIAAMDPTDPGMHTTDSIDYVMVVSGEVTLRLEDQQTVLRTGDVLVQNGTRHAWHNHGTEPCTIVGIAVGAERG